A window of Micromonospora sp. WMMC415 genomic DNA:
GCCGGGCACCGGGTGCCCGAGGACGTGGCCGTGGTCGGCATGGACGACACCGAGCTGGCCCAGATGATGTTCCCGCAGCTGTCCAGCGTCTCCCTGGGCTCGGCCGAGCGCGGGCGGCGCGCCGCCGAGCTGCTGCTCACCCGGATCGCCGACCCGAGCCTGCCACCCCGTCGGGAGCAGGTGCCGCCCAGCCTCGCCGTACGCGCCTCCAGCCGGGTCGCCGTGCCGGGGCCCCGCCCGTCCACCGAGGAGCTGCCCTCATGACCGCCGTGGCCGAGCGGCCGGATGTCGCGCGGCGCGGGAAGCCGCGCGGCTCCGCCCGGTCCCGCTCCGACCGGACCGCCATCTACCTGCTGCTGCTTCCGTCGCTGGTGCCCATCCTGTTGCTGTCGGTCTTCCCGCTCCTGCGCGGCATGTACCTGGGCTTCACCGACGCCCGCGCCGGCCGCAACGTCGACGTGAGCTTCACCGGCCTGGAGAACTACCGCGAGCTGCTCGGTGACGACCTGTTCTGGAACTCGTTCAAGATCGGTCTGCTCTGGGCCTTCGGGGTGACCGTCCTGCAGTTCCTGCTCGCCCTCGGCCTGGCGCTGCTGCTGAACCAGCAGTTGCGCTTCCGGGGTGTGGCGCGGGTGCTGGCCGTGGTGCCCTGGGCGATGCCCCCGGTGGTGATCGGCATCCTCTGGAAACTCGTCTACCACCCGGACGCCGGTCTGCTGAACGAGTTCTTCCACCGCGTCGGGGCCGACGGGCTGCGGACCAACTGGCTCGGCGACTTCAGCACCGCCCTGCCGGCGGTGATCATCGTCGGGGTCTGGGCGGGCATGCCGCAGACCACGGTCGTCCTCCTGGCCGGCCTGCAGGGCGTGGCGCGGGAGTTGCACGAGGCGGCCGCGGTGGACGGGGCCAGCACCTGGCACCGCTTCCGGCACGTCACGCTCCCCGCGATCGCGCCGGTGATCGTCGCGATCACCGCACTGGACTTCATCTGGAACTTCAACTCGTTCGGGCTGGTCTACGTGCTCACCGCCGGCGGTCCGGGCGGCAAGACGATGCTGCCGATGCTGTTCGCGTACGAGGAGGCGTTCCGCTACGGCAACTACGGCTACGCCGCCGCGCTCGGCAACGTGATGGTCGTGATCATCGTGGCGCTGCTCGCCGTCTACCTGCGTCGCCGGCTGAGGGAGGCGAACTGACGTGATCGGAAGGCCGAGCCGTACCGGGCGGACGTTGCAGTACGTGGTGCTGGCCGGTTACCTGATCTTCCTCGGGTTCCCGCTGGTCTGGCTGGTCTCGACGGCGTTCAAGCCGCCCCGGGAGCTGGTGCAGCTGCACCCGACGCTGGTGCCGTCCAACCCGACGGTGCAGAACTTCGTGCAGGCCTTCACCGAGCAGGAGTTGGGCCGGGCCGCGCTGAACAGCCTCCAGGTCTCGCTCGCCTCGGCCGTGCTCACCGTGCTGGTGGCGCTGCCCGCGTCGTACGCGCTGGCCCGGTTCCGCTCCAAGCTCGGCACCGTGGCCCTGGGCTGGGTGCTGCTCTCGCAGCTCTTCCCGTTCGTGCTGCTGATCATCCCGATCTTCCTGGTGTTGAGGCAGGTCGGCCTGGCCAACACCCACGCCGGGCTGGTGGTGATCTACGTGGTCTGGGCGCTGCCGTTCGCGCTGTGGATGCTGCAGGGCTTCGTCCGCAACATCCCGCGCGAGTTGGAGGAGGCCGCCAGCGTGGACGGCGCCAGCCGGCTGCAGGTGCTGCGCCGGGTGGTCTTCCCGCTGCTCGCGCCCGGCGTCGTCGCCACCGCGCTGTTCTCGTTCATCTCGGCCTGGAACGAGTTCTTCTTCGCCCTGGTGCTGGTCAAGACGCCCGAACTGGCCACCCTGCCGGTGGCGTTGGCGCGGTTCGTCGGCATCGAGGGCACCGCCCGCCTGGGCCCGCTCGCGGCCGGTTCGCTGCTGGCCACCCTGCCCAGCCTGATCTTCTTCGCGTTCATGCAACGCCGGCTCTCGTCCGGGTCGCTCGCCGGCGCGGTCAAGGGCTGATCGCACACCCCACCACCGAGGAGGTTCCCCCCATGCTCCGCAGAAGATTCCGTCGACTCGCCGCGGCCGCCGCGGTAGCGGTCGTCGGCCTCGGCGCGCTCACCGCGTGCGGCGACGGCGGCGACGACGAGTCCACGTCCGGCCCGGTGAAGCTGCGCTTCCTCAGCCTGGCCTGGCAGAAGGAGTCGCTCCAGGCCAACAAGGACCTGGTCGCCAAGTGGAACGCCGAGCACCCGGACATCCAGGTCGAGTACGTCCAGGGTGACTGGAACTCGATCCACGACCAGTTGGTCACCTCGTTCGAGGGCGGCGACGCACCGGACATCGTCCACTACGAGGCGTCCGCGATCGGGGAGTTCAGCAAGCAGGGTTACCTGGCCGACCTGTCCGGCCTGGTGTCCGGCGACCTGAAGGGCCAGATCGACCAGGGCGTCTGGGACACGGTCACCTACGACGGCAAGGTCACCGGCGTGCCGTTCCTCCTGGAGTCACAGGTCGTCGTCGCCAACAAGAAGCTGCTCGACGCCGCCGGCGTCGCGGTGCCGCCGGCCGACGGCGGCTGGACCTGGGACGAGTTCCAGGCCAACGCGCAGAAGCTCACCAAGCCCGGCCAGTACGGCGTGGCCTGGGCGCTGAAGTCGCCGACCAACCGGGTGCTCAACCTGGCGCTCAACTTCGACGGGAAGTTCTTCTACACCGACGGTGGCCGGACCGAGGTGAAGGTCGGCGACCCGGAGAAGGAGGTCCCGCGGCGCATCCACGACATGATCTACACGACGAAGTCGGCGTCCCCGGAGGCGCTCGGAATGAGCGGCGCGGACACCCTGCCCGGCTTCTTCGGCGGCAAGTACGCCATGCTGCCCGGCTCGGTGTCGCTGCGCCAGCAGATGGTCGAGCAGGCGCCGGCCGGCTTCGAGTGGGTGACGCTGCCCCCGGTCAAGGGGCTGTCCAGCAAGCAGGCGGCGAACCCGCAGACGCTGTCCATCGCCGAGGACTCCAAGAGCAAGAAGCAGGCCGCGCAGTTCCTGGAGTACTTCCTCAACCCGGCCAACATGGCCGCGCTCGCCAAGGGTGACTGGCTGGTGCCCACCGGCAGGCAGGCCAACGAGGAACTGGTCAAGCTGACCGGTGGCAAGCAGGGCTGGGACGTCGCCGCGGACAGCGCGGCCGACCTGACCGTCGCGCCGTTCCAGCTCGCCGACGGGTACCCGGAGTGGAAGACCAAGTACGCCACTCCGGCCCTGCAGCAGTACTTCGCCAACAAGATCACCCTGGACCAGCTCGGCACGCAGCTGGTCGACGGTGGCAAGCAGGTTCTGAGGTAACGATGTCACTCTTGCTCGACAAGTCGGTCGGATGTCTCGTCGGCGCCGCCGTGGGCGATGCCCTCGGCGGGGCCACGGAGACGGCACTCCCGGAGCAGATCCGGCACCGCTTCGGCGGCTGGGTGGAGGGCATCGTGCCCCCGTTCCACGCCGAGTGGGCCACCGCGCGGCCACTCGCGCCGTACCACAAGGGCGACGGGCACATCACCGACGACACGTTGATGACCCACGCGCTGGTGCGGGCGTACGCGGCCAAGCGTGACCACCTGGACGCGTACGACGTGGTGGAGCTGCTGGTCCCCGACCTGATCGAGCGGGTGGTGTACATCCCGGACCTGGAGCGCGAGGGGGTGACCTTCCACCGGCTCGCGGCCGCCGAGCGGTGGCTGGTCACCCGCCTGCACCACGCGCACGTCGACCCCCGCGAGGCGGGCGTGGGCAACATCGTCAACTGTGGCGCGGCCATGTACATGGCCCCGGTCGGCATCGTCAACGCGGGCGACCCGGCCGGGGCGTACGCCGAGGCGGTGGAGGTCGCCGGGGCGCACCAGCACAGCTACGGGCGGGAGGCCGCGGCGGTCTTCGCCGCCGCGGTCGCCGCCGCCGCGGCCCCCGGCGCGGGCGTCGAGGACGTCGTCGCCGCCACCCTGGACCTGGCCCGCGACGGCACCCGGGCGGCCATCGACGCGGTGGTCAAGGAGGCCCGGGCGTACGACGACTGGCGGGCCGCCATCGCGCCGCTGCGCGCCGCGGTGTCCCGCTACGACACGGTGGGCGAGGAGTACCGCAACCCCGGCCTCGGGGCCCGGCGACCCAGCCGGCTGCACGCCATCGAGGAACTGCCGGTCGCCATCGGCATGCTCGTCGTAGCCCGGGGCGACTACCGCGCGACGGTGCTCGGCGCGGTCAACTACGGCCGGGACGCCGACTCCACCGCCACCATGGCCGGGGCGATCGCCGGGGCGCTGGGCGGCGCGTCGGCGGTGCCCGCCGAGTGGTCCGAGGCGGTCGCCACCGCCTCGCGTACCGACCTGGTGGAGCCGGCCCGCACCCTCGCCGCGGTGGCCACCGAGGTCTTCGACCGCGACCGGGCCCGCTTCGCCCGCCGCGCCGAGCGCTTCGCCGGCCTCGGCGACGGGCAGGTGGGGGAGTCGGCGTGAGGATCACCTGGGTGCAGCCGGAGGACCTGCTGCCGCACGAGATCGCGGCCAGCCGGGACGAGGGTCGCGACGTGGAGGCGATCGCCCGGCGGTGGGCCGCCGCCGGTGGGGAGCTGACCCCGCCGGTCAGCGGGGCCTCGGCGAGCCCGGCCACGCCGGAGCTGCGGTCCCTCGCCACCGAGCTGCTCGACGCGGCCGACGCGCTGCCGGCCGCCGCGTCCGCCGACGAACCGGAGGACCTGGACGCCGTCCGGGCCACCTGGCCGGCGACCTGGTCGCTGCCGGCCGGCCCG
This region includes:
- a CDS encoding carbohydrate ABC transporter permease, with product MTAVAERPDVARRGKPRGSARSRSDRTAIYLLLLPSLVPILLLSVFPLLRGMYLGFTDARAGRNVDVSFTGLENYRELLGDDLFWNSFKIGLLWAFGVTVLQFLLALGLALLLNQQLRFRGVARVLAVVPWAMPPVVIGILWKLVYHPDAGLLNEFFHRVGADGLRTNWLGDFSTALPAVIIVGVWAGMPQTTVVLLAGLQGVARELHEAAAVDGASTWHRFRHVTLPAIAPVIVAITALDFIWNFNSFGLVYVLTAGGPGGKTMLPMLFAYEEAFRYGNYGYAAALGNVMVVIIVALLAVYLRRRLREAN
- a CDS encoding carbohydrate ABC transporter permease, which translates into the protein MIGRPSRTGRTLQYVVLAGYLIFLGFPLVWLVSTAFKPPRELVQLHPTLVPSNPTVQNFVQAFTEQELGRAALNSLQVSLASAVLTVLVALPASYALARFRSKLGTVALGWVLLSQLFPFVLLIIPIFLVLRQVGLANTHAGLVVIYVVWALPFALWMLQGFVRNIPRELEEAASVDGASRLQVLRRVVFPLLAPGVVATALFSFISAWNEFFFALVLVKTPELATLPVALARFVGIEGTARLGPLAAGSLLATLPSLIFFAFMQRRLSSGSLAGAVKG
- a CDS encoding sugar ABC transporter substrate-binding protein; this encodes MLRRRFRRLAAAAAVAVVGLGALTACGDGGDDESTSGPVKLRFLSLAWQKESLQANKDLVAKWNAEHPDIQVEYVQGDWNSIHDQLVTSFEGGDAPDIVHYEASAIGEFSKQGYLADLSGLVSGDLKGQIDQGVWDTVTYDGKVTGVPFLLESQVVVANKKLLDAAGVAVPPADGGWTWDEFQANAQKLTKPGQYGVAWALKSPTNRVLNLALNFDGKFFYTDGGRTEVKVGDPEKEVPRRIHDMIYTTKSASPEALGMSGADTLPGFFGGKYAMLPGSVSLRQQMVEQAPAGFEWVTLPPVKGLSSKQAANPQTLSIAEDSKSKKQAAQFLEYFLNPANMAALAKGDWLVPTGRQANEELVKLTGGKQGWDVAADSAADLTVAPFQLADGYPEWKTKYATPALQQYFANKITLDQLGTQLVDGGKQVLR
- a CDS encoding ADP-ribosylglycohydrolase family protein; protein product: MSLLLDKSVGCLVGAAVGDALGGATETALPEQIRHRFGGWVEGIVPPFHAEWATARPLAPYHKGDGHITDDTLMTHALVRAYAAKRDHLDAYDVVELLVPDLIERVVYIPDLEREGVTFHRLAAAERWLVTRLHHAHVDPREAGVGNIVNCGAAMYMAPVGIVNAGDPAGAYAEAVEVAGAHQHSYGREAAAVFAAAVAAAAAPGAGVEDVVAATLDLARDGTRAAIDAVVKEARAYDDWRAAIAPLRAAVSRYDTVGEEYRNPGLGARRPSRLHAIEELPVAIGMLVVARGDYRATVLGAVNYGRDADSTATMAGAIAGALGGASAVPAEWSEAVATASRTDLVEPARTLAAVATEVFDRDRARFARRAERFAGLGDGQVGESA